The proteins below come from a single Microtus ochrogaster isolate Prairie Vole_2 unplaced genomic scaffold, MicOch1.0 UNK2, whole genome shotgun sequence genomic window:
- the Chrm3 gene encoding muscarinic acetylcholine receptor M3 — protein sequence MALHSNSTTSPLFPNISSSWAHSSSEAGLPLGTVTHLGSYNISQAAGNFSSNDTSNDPLGGHTIWQVVFIAFLTGFLALVTIIGNILVIVAFKVNKQLKTVNNYFLLSLACADLIIGVISMNLFTTYIIMNRWALGNLACDLWLSIDYVASNASVMNLLVISFDRYFSITRPLTYRAKRTTKRAGVMIGLAWVISFVLWAPAILFWQYFVGKRTVPPGECFIQFLSEPTITFGTAIAAFYMPVTIMTILYWRIYKETEKRTKELAGLQASGTEAEAENFVHPTGSSRSCSSYELQQSMKRSSRRKYGRCHFWFTTKSWKPSVEQMDQDHSSSDSWNNNDAAASLENSASSDEEDIGSETRAIYSIVLKLPGHNTILNATKLPSSDNLQVPDEDLGTVDVERNANKLQAQKSMDDGDSCQKDFSKLPIQLESAVDTAKTSSTNSSVDKTTAALPLSFKEATLAKRFALKTRSQITKRKRMSLIKEKKAAQTLSAILLAFIITWTPYNIMVLVNTFCDSCIPKTYWNLGYWLCYINSTVNPVCYALCNKTFRTTFKMLLLCQCDKRKRRKQQYQQRQSVIFHKRVPEQAL from the coding sequence ATGGCCTTGCACAGTAACAGCACAACCTCGCCTTTGTTTCCCAACATCAGCTCTTCCTGGGCGCACAGTTCCTCAGAGGCAGGGCTGCCCTTGGGGACAGTCACTCACTTGGGCAGCTACAACATTTCGCAAGCAGCTGGGAACTTCTCCTCCAACGACACCTCCAACGACCCTCTGGGGGGTCACACCATCTGGCAAGTGGTCTTCATTGCGTTCTTAACAGGCTTCCTGGCATTAGTGACCATCATTGGCAACATCCTTGTCATTGTGGCATTTAAGGTCAACAAACAGCTGAAGACAGTCAACAACTACTTCCTCCTAAGCCTGGCCTGTGCAGATCTCATCATCGGGGTCATTTCCATGAACCTGTTCACCACCTACATCATTATGAACCGCTGGGCACTGGGGAACTTAGCCTGTGACCTCTGGCTTTCTATTGACTATGTGGCCAGCAATGCTTCTGTCATGAATCTGCTGGTCATCAGTTTTGACAGGTACTTTTCCATCACAAGGCCACTCACCTACAGAGCCAAACGAACAACCAAACGGGCTGGTGTGATGATTGGGCTAGCTTGGGTCATCTCCTTTGTCCTGTGGGCTCCTGCCATCTTGTTCTGGCAATACTTTGTAGGGAAGAGAACTGTGCCCCCAGGAGAATGTTTCATTCAGTTCCTGAGCGAGCCCACCATCACCTTCGGCACGGCGATTGCTGCCTTTTATATGCCCGTCACCATCATGACTATTTTATATTGGAGGATCTATAAGGAAACTGAAAAACGTACCAAAGAGCTGGCTGGGCTACAGGCCTCTGGcacagaagctgaggcagaaaactTTGTCCACCCCACAGGCAGTTCTCGAAGCTGCAGCAGCTATGAACTGCAGCAGAGCATGAAGCGCTCCTCCAGGAGAAAGTATGGCCGCTGTCACTTCTGGTTCACGACCAAGAGCTGGAAGCCCAGTGTTGAGCAGATGGACCAAGACCATAGTAGTAGTGACAGCTGGAATAACAATGATGCTGCTGCCTCTCTGGAAAACTCCGCCTCCTCGGATGAAGAGGACATTGGCTCGGAGACCAGAGCCATCTATTCTATTGTGCTCAAGCTGCCAGGTCACAACACCATCCTCAACGCTACCAAGCTACCCTCCTCAGACAACCTGCAGGTGCCGGACGAGGACCTGGGAACTGTTGATGTGGAACGAAATGCCAATAAGCTGCAGGCTCAGAAAAGCATGGATGACGGTGACAGTTGTCAGAAGGACTTCTCCAAGCTTCCCATCCAGTTAGAGTCCGCCGTGGACACAGCCAAGACCTCCAGCACCAACTCCTCGGTGGACAAGACCACAGCcgctctccctctgtccttcaaGGAAGCCACGCTGGCTAAGAGGtttgctctgaagaccagaagTCAGATCACCAAGCGGAAAAGGATGTCGCTCATCAAGGAGAAGAAGGCAGCCCAGACCCTCAgcgccatcttgctggccttcaTCATCACGTGGACCCCCTACAACATCATGGTCCTGGTGAATACCTTCTGTGACAGCTGCATACCCAAAACCTATTGGAATCTGGGCTACTGGCTGTGCTATATCAACAGCACCGTGAACCCCGTGTGCTATGCCCTGTGCAACAAAACATTCAGAACCACCTTCAAGATGCTTCTCTTATGCCAGTGTGACAAACGGAAGAGACGCAAACAGCAGTACCAGCAAAGACAGTCGGTCATTTTTCACAAGCGAGTGCCTGAGCAGGCCTTGTAG